The uncultured Desulfatiglans sp. DNA window ATCTCACTCAATATCTGAGCAATATTGGACATTTCTTCTTTAGGGACAAAATAGACAGCACCGCTTTTAAAAGATTTCACAGTATCTTCAACACTAAAGGCATGGGCGGTCAACATCACAGCAGGAATTCCAATGTCATTCGCAACATCAAGTAATTTATACCCTTGAACGCCCATGATATCTAATATAGCGATATCGAATGCGCCCATTTCTAATAGTTTTTTACCATCGTTATATGTCGCAACTTGGGTGACATCACACATAAATAGAAGCTCGGCAATGGCCTCAGACACATCAGGTTCGTCATCAACGACAAGGACTTTTTTCCCCTTCAAAATATCATTCATCATCAGGCTCCATTTAAAAGACCTAGACCCGTCTGCTTAAAAACCAGAAATAGCCTTTTAACTCAATTTCACTGTAAATCTATACGTTGATTTGTGAGCTAAGGCATATCATGACTTCCACACAAACGCATGATTCCAAATATTAAAACAAACCAAAATCCACCACGCGGCTACGGGGGCACAGGACAGAGGGCCTCGCCAAAGAAAAACCCTCCTTTCAAATTTTTTTCCCAAAGAATATTTAACCGAATGGATACTGACCAGCGTCATTCTTTAACTATCATACAGAAAAAGACGATTCATGCAAGGCAAGTTTTTATCCCGGATGATTCTTTTTACATGATCACAGTGAAATTAATAAGATTGCAATCGCTTCAATCAAACAGGCAACAACGGAAATACAATCGCGGCATTTTTATAGCAATTCACGATTTTCTGAAAATACAACTTTGCTTTTCCCACGATTTCTTCTTCTATAAATTTGACAAATTATAACTATGGTAATGGCTATTCCTCCGATTATATCTGTATATAAACCGGGTTTAATAAGCATCAAAGAGCAACCAAGACATATGATGCGCTCATGCAAATAAAGTTTTTCCAACCAAAATCCGGTAAATCCAATAGATAGAAAAAATACGCCAATAATAGAGCTTATAAATGTGAGAATTATTAGAGATGGAGTTCCAATAAACAACAATGATGGGCAATATGCAAAAAGGAAAGGTACAACAAATGCCACAGCCCCAACTCGCACACAATATATACCAGTTTTCATAACCGATGCATTTGAAATCGCAGAGGCTGCGTAGAATGCTAACCCCACCGGAGGTGTAATAAAAGATAGTGCGGCCCAGTAGACCACAAAGAAGTGGCTGGCCACTTCTGAGAAACCAATCGCTTTCAATGCTGGAATTACCAGTGGCAGAAGCACTATATAACATACTGTTGAAGGAAGTCCTGTTCCCATTATAACAGTGATACCAGC harbors:
- a CDS encoding Response regulator receiver domain protein, which codes for MMNDILKGKKVLVVDDEPDVSEAIAELLFMCDVTQVATYNDGKKLLEMGAFDIAILDIMGVQGYKLLDVANDIGIPAVMLTAHAFSVEDTVKSFKSGAVYFVPKEEMSNIAQILSEIFETLDKAENVFERWLDRFAAFYDTRFGPDWREKDEKFWSKYKYWM